TTGTTATTTGTAAGGTTTTTACAGAGGTGTTATGTTTACGGGCAATTCCCCATAAAGTATCACCTTTTCTTACGACATAATTCGTTGTTGGTTTTGTTTCTGTATGATTTCTTTTCACGACTAATTTCTGTCCTATTTGGATAAAATTAGCAGTTAAATTATTCCATTCTTTTAATTTGGAAACCGTTGTTTTATATTTTAAGGCAATTTTACTAAGGTTATCGCCTTTTTTAACGGTATAATAAGTATTGGTAGTTAATTCAGCGCCAGTATCAAAAGTAGTTAAGTTGTACATATCAATAATCTGGTTAAGTTTTGTATTGTACTGGGTATCGGTGGCGTACGTTCCAGTAAGCGCTTTTGTAGCTTCATGATGGCTTTTTGTTTCGCTTTTCCAGGCTGCTTTGTAAATATCATTTTTCCATCTTGTGCCATTTTGTAAGACATTCGCATAATCTTGTAGACTTTCGGCATAGGAAGGGTATTTACGAAATTGAGCTGTGGTTTGGTAGTGCTTCCCTTTGCCGTCATCTTCAAAAGTAGTTTTGCTAGTAGAATTCCCCTTATAATTGCCTTTAATGCCAAAAAGGTTATAATTTGGTGCTTTACTTAATGCACTTCTTCCATGGTCACTCTCTAAAATGGCCTGGGCAATCATGACAGAGGCGTATAAATTGTTTTCATCAGCAATTTTTACGGCATCCTCACTAAAACGATCAATAAAGGATTGAACAGACGAATTCGTATTTTTTACGGTTTCATCTGCTTGAACAGTTGTAGCAAAAGCAGGGACAATCGAGGAACTGGCTATAGCTGCTAAGCCAACCATTGTTGCACCTTTTTTAGTATTTTCGTATTTACGTGTCAGTTTTAATTTTTGCTTAGCGGCGATAATTCGTTCTTTTCTTGTTTTTTCCAAAATACCTTCACTCCTAAAATTAAATGATTGACAAACAGTTAATTTCATTATGCCATTAAACACAAATGAACGCCAACGAAAAACGAAAAGCCTTGAATACTTAAAATAACTTTGCTATACTGCTGATATAAGCAAGCACTTACTTATATTGGCTAGAAAGGGCGGCGATCCGATGATTACAAATGAAACCATAATGAATGCGACTTTAAAAATGATCGCTAAAAACGGGATAAAAGGTTCAACAACGAGACAACTTGCTGAAGCTGCTGAAATTAATGAGGCTACGATTTTCAAGAAATTTAAAAATAAAGAAAATCTAATCCACTTAACACTTGAGATGCAGGCGGATATGATCAAACAAGAAATTGAGCAGTTTTTTAATCGGCCGTTTTGCGAAGTGGACTATTTCCTAAAACAAACCTATCAATTTATAGCTAGCCTTTATGAAAAGTACCGTGATTTTATGATGGTTTCGCTAAAAGAAGTCGGAAGTCGTGATATGGCTTTCATTGATCCTTCCGTTGTAGAATACCTTCATGATAAGGTCAGAAAAAAGGTACAACAGCTTTTTGGAAAAGAAGAGAGCTCTATTTCGGAATCAATTTCTCTTGTTTTAAATAGTGTGATTTTATTTATAATGGTTGAAAAAGTGAAAGCAGATTTATATGGTCGCAAATCTAAAATTAAGGCAAATGCTGAGGAATTGACAAATGTACTTAAAAAGTTAGCGATAACATCACAACTTTAGGAGAATAAAATTATGAAACCTCAAGTTACGAAAAATAGAATTATTGAAGCTGCATGGACTTTGCTAGAAGAAAAAGGAATAGCTGGGTTTTCAATGCGTAAATTGGCTGAATTTGCGAATATGACTGTTTCATCTTTATATTATCATTTTAAAAGTAAAGAAGTGTTATTTGCGGAGCTTATCAATCAAGCTAGTGCTGAAATTGCATATCCGGTAGCAGAACGAACTTGGCAGGAGCGCTTGGCTAAATATGCAGACAATATTTTAGTATGTCTCGAAAAATACCCGGATTTAGCACAGCTTTTAATGGATTATCCGCCAACAAGCCGTAATTATTTAAAATTATTGGATAATCTTTTAATGATTATTGATCACTTGGAAATGAAGGAAGAAGAAAAGTTTTTTGCAATGAACGTTTATATCAATTATATTTGTACGTTTAAAGTAGATGCTGAGCGTTTTGAGAAAACAGGAACGCCATTTATTGCGGATGAAAAAGAAAGGCAAGTGGAGCTTCCATTTTTAAGCCATTATAAAGAGATAGGCGCATACCAATCTTTGGATAGTAAAGAAATGTTTGTTTTTGGGCTAAAATTGATTTTAACAGGAATAGAACAAAGTGAAAAAAATCGGTAACGATTTTTTTCTTTACAAATAATTCGAACGGTGTTATTGTTTTTATCGAACGATGTTTTAGAAAAGAGGCGATAAAAATGGATACAACAGATTTTGAATTAAAAAAAGTAATCCCATCAGTTTTAACAATTGCGCTTGGAATGCTGCTTGTTATGATGGATACAACAATTATGAATGTAGCTTTACCGCGGATTCAATCGGCTTTTCATTCAACTTTAGCTACTTCACAGTGGACGATTACTGCCTATACATTAGCTATGGCAACAGTTATTCCTTATGCGGGGTTTTTAGCTGATCGCTTTTCAGTTAAACGGGTTTTTGGAGTGGCAATTTTATTTTTTACAATAGCATCTTTTTTTGCTGGGGTCTCTACATCACTGACGCAGTTAATCATTTTTCGAATTTTACAAGGTGTATTTGGAGGAGTTGTTGGTCCTCTTGGAATAGCTATTTCTTTTCGAATTATTCCAATGGAGAAAAGAGGCAGTATGATGGGCTTTCTGGGGTTACCCATGTTAATTGCTCCAATAGTAGGTCCAGCGTTTTCTGGTTGGTTGATCGCTAATTTTAGCTGGCATACTATTTTTATGATTAATATCCCAATTGGTATGATTGCACTTCTTATGGTTCGTTTTCTCTTACCACGTTTTAAAGCCAATCATTCTGCTAAGATTGACATAAAAGGTGCTATTTTTTCGCCTTTTGCCTTTCCATTTTTAATTTATGGTATTCACTTAGGGACAGATCACGGCTTCACTTCGACGAGTACACTGCTTTTTTTATTAATTGGTTTAGTGATGTTAACGATATTTATCATGATTGAATGGTTTGCGGAATTTCCTTTGCTTCACATTAAAGCTTTTAAAATTAGTGAATTTCGAAAAGGTATTGTTCTTATGTGGTTAAATCAAATTGCAGTATTTGGATCGATGTTACTTATTCCTTTATATTTGCAAAATATTTGTGGCTATTCATCGTTTCAAGCAGGTTTAATGATGGTGCCTCAAGCCATCGCTGGTTTTATTGGCATGATTGTAGGTGGGAGAATTTATGATCAATATGGAGCAAAGTTTGCTGCATTACCAGGATTTTTGATGACAGGCATTAGTTTGGGTTTATTAGCACAATTGCAAGCAACGTCAGCGCCATTTTATTTATTCATTGCTGTTATTTTCCTGGGATTGGGGCAAGGTTTAGTCAATATGCAGATAAATAACCATGCTTTGCAATCTGTACCGATGAAATTTATTAGTCGTGTAACCCCTTTATCTAATGAAATGTTGCAAGTTGTCAATTCTCTTTCAGTAGCATTTTTAACTGCATTTTTGACAAAGCAAATTAGTTCAGCAAAAATGGTTTCACTGAAAGGCGCAAGTATATTAGGGTATCATCACACATTTCTTTTATTAATGGCTTTTATTATGATGGGGATTATGTTGACTTGTTTTTTGAAGACGAAGCAAAGTTTGGTGAATAAAGCGTAATAACATGAACCATTGAAATGCACGATTAACATAAAAACAATTAGCCCAAAAAATCCCAAAGATGACTAATCGAGTATCTTTGGGGGTTTTTTAGCTACTTAATTGTGAGGGGAAGACTGAGCTTAGAGTGCTTTTAATGCCTTTAGTGCTTGATTAACTGAATGATAGGTTGCGACTTTTTCTAAGGAGTCTTTAGCATTTGTCCATTCTTGTACGAGCTTTGGGCTTAGGCCAGTAATAATTGATTGAATTCCAAGCAAGTTTAATGTTTTATAGAAAGCAACAATATCATCGATAATATTTTTATGGTAGGTAATTAATCCAGTAAAATCTAAAATTAAATGATCCATATCGTGAGCCTGAAAATACTGTAAACTTTTTTTGATAAGTACATTCATTCTTTCATTATCAATATCACCAATAATTGGAAGAATGGTAATCCGATGATTGATCGGGATGATTGGAGCAGTTAAGTTTTCAATGACTTGTTGATATTTTTCCATTTTTTGTTTTAATAAAATAGATTCAGTAACATCTTTTTGTGTACCGAAATAATAAAAATTTCCTTTTTCATCATAAATGGGCTGAATGGTTAGTTCATTATAAAAAGGTTCGCCACTTTTTTTATAATTTTTTAATGTGCAGGTGATTCTTCTTTTTGATTGAATCGCTTTTCTTATATCAGCTAACGGCTCTTTATAGGTATCTCCACCTTGCAGTATGTGACCATTTTGACCAATAATCTCTTCTTTTGAGTATCCTGTTAAGTTTTCAAAAGCTTGATTGACAAAAATAAATGGATTTCCAGGCAACTGAGGGTCTGAAATAATTGCAGAAGTTGGGGATAAGTAAAGTGCTTCAGACATGGCTTCAATAGGAATTACATATTCTTTCACAGATAGTGCACTCCTTTTTTATATTAAATCCCATTTTTAGTATATGTTTAAAACATAAAATACAATTCTATTATATAGTAAAATAGGATGCTATTACAAATAGAATAAAAAAAGATTTTTTTCATTTTTTTAGTTAATTTTTATTTTCTATATAAAATAATGAAATGAAAAGAGTTTAGGAGATAAATAAAAATT
This DNA window, taken from Listeria sp. PSOL-1, encodes the following:
- a CDS encoding PAS domain-containing protein → MKEYVIPIEAMSEALYLSPTSAIISDPQLPGNPFIFVNQAFENLTGYSKEEIIGQNGHILQGGDTYKEPLADIRKAIQSKRRITCTLKNYKKSGEPFYNELTIQPIYDEKGNFYYFGTQKDVTESILLKQKMEKYQQVIENLTAPIIPINHRITILPIIGDIDNERMNVLIKKSLQYFQAHDMDHLILDFTGLITYHKNIIDDIVAFYKTLNLLGIQSIITGLSPKLVQEWTNAKDSLEKVATYHSVNQALKALKAL
- a CDS encoding MDR family MFS transporter, translating into MDTTDFELKKVIPSVLTIALGMLLVMMDTTIMNVALPRIQSAFHSTLATSQWTITAYTLAMATVIPYAGFLADRFSVKRVFGVAILFFTIASFFAGVSTSLTQLIIFRILQGVFGGVVGPLGIAISFRIIPMEKRGSMMGFLGLPMLIAPIVGPAFSGWLIANFSWHTIFMINIPIGMIALLMVRFLLPRFKANHSAKIDIKGAIFSPFAFPFLIYGIHLGTDHGFTSTSTLLFLLIGLVMLTIFIMIEWFAEFPLLHIKAFKISEFRKGIVLMWLNQIAVFGSMLLIPLYLQNICGYSSFQAGLMMVPQAIAGFIGMIVGGRIYDQYGAKFAALPGFLMTGISLGLLAQLQATSAPFYLFIAVIFLGLGQGLVNMQINNHALQSVPMKFISRVTPLSNEMLQVVNSLSVAFLTAFLTKQISSAKMVSLKGASILGYHHTFLLLMAFIMMGIMLTCFLKTKQSLVNKA
- a CDS encoding TetR/AcrR family transcriptional regulator is translated as MKPQVTKNRIIEAAWTLLEEKGIAGFSMRKLAEFANMTVSSLYYHFKSKEVLFAELINQASAEIAYPVAERTWQERLAKYADNILVCLEKYPDLAQLLMDYPPTSRNYLKLLDNLLMIIDHLEMKEEEKFFAMNVYINYICTFKVDAERFEKTGTPFIADEKERQVELPFLSHYKEIGAYQSLDSKEMFVFGLKLILTGIEQSEKNR
- a CDS encoding TetR/AcrR family transcriptional regulator → MITNETIMNATLKMIAKNGIKGSTTRQLAEAAEINEATIFKKFKNKENLIHLTLEMQADMIKQEIEQFFNRPFCEVDYFLKQTYQFIASLYEKYRDFMMVSLKEVGSRDMAFIDPSVVEYLHDKVRKKVQQLFGKEESSISESISLVLNSVILFIMVEKVKADLYGRKSKIKANAEELTNVLKKLAITSQL
- a CDS encoding LysM peptidoglycan-binding domain-containing protein translates to MEKTRKERIIAAKQKLKLTRKYENTKKGATMVGLAAIASSSIVPAFATTVQADETVKNTNSSVQSFIDRFSEDAVKIADENNLYASVMIAQAILESDHGRSALSKAPNYNLFGIKGNYKGNSTSKTTFEDDGKGKHYQTTAQFRKYPSYAESLQDYANVLQNGTRWKNDIYKAAWKSETKSHHEATKALTGTYATDTQYNTKLNQIIDMYNLTTFDTGAELTTNTYYTVKKGDNLSKIALKYKTTVSKLKEWNNLTANFIQIGQKLVVKRNHTETKPTTNYVVRKGDTLWGIARKHNTSVKTLQITNKLNSTAIYVGQKMNI